A region of Sulfitobacter faviae DNA encodes the following proteins:
- the edd gene encoding phosphogluconate dehydratase, which yields MTLHSTIDRVTDRIIARSEATRRPYLDRMEAARAKGPARAHLSCSGQAHAYAASGADKDRLATTSAGNLGIVTTYNDMLSAHQPFERYPDLIREAVRAAGGTAQVAGGVPAMCDGVTQGEAGMELSLFSRDVIALAASVALSHNTFDAAVFLGVCDKIVPGLVIAAQAFGHLPAVFLPAGPMESGLSNDEKAKVRQQFAAGEVGRDALMAAEMAAYHGPGTCTFYGTANTNQMLMEFMGLHLPGASFVPPNGLLRDALTQEGAKRALALSALGNDYTPVASVLDEKAFVNGIVGLNATGGSTNLLIHLIAMARAGGIILDWEDFSDISDVTPLLARVYPNGLADVNHFHAAGGLGYMIGELLNSGHLHPDTQTVAGQGLEHYTAEPKLKADGLVWEKGAGESLNEKILRPASDPFQPTGGLRRMAGSLGTACMKVSAVAPEHHVIEAPARVFADQNEVKAAFKAGELTGDLVVVVRFQGPKANGMPELHSLTPLLSILQGRGQKVALVTDGRMSGASGKVPAAIHVSPEAVDGGPIARVQDGDLLRVDAVAGTLDVLAEGFDDRSNVTADLSAYHAGTGRELFAMFRDTVGSATTGATIFGG from the coding sequence TGCATTCCACGATTGACCGCGTCACCGACCGTATCATCGCCCGCAGCGAGGCGACCCGGCGGCCTTACCTCGACCGGATGGAAGCCGCCCGCGCCAAGGGTCCGGCCCGCGCGCATCTGTCCTGTAGCGGGCAGGCCCATGCCTATGCCGCCTCTGGCGCGGATAAGGACCGGCTGGCAACCACCAGCGCGGGCAACCTCGGGATCGTGACGACCTATAACGACATGCTCTCGGCGCATCAGCCGTTTGAGCGCTACCCCGATCTGATCCGCGAGGCCGTGCGGGCGGCGGGCGGCACCGCGCAGGTCGCGGGCGGGGTGCCCGCCATGTGCGACGGGGTGACCCAAGGCGAAGCGGGGATGGAACTGTCGCTTTTCTCGCGCGATGTGATCGCCTTGGCGGCCTCGGTGGCGCTCAGCCACAACACATTTGACGCCGCGGTTTTCCTTGGTGTTTGCGACAAGATCGTGCCGGGGCTGGTGATTGCGGCGCAGGCTTTCGGCCATTTGCCGGCCGTCTTCCTGCCTGCCGGGCCGATGGAAAGCGGGCTGTCGAATGATGAGAAAGCCAAGGTGCGCCAGCAGTTCGCCGCGGGCGAAGTCGGGCGCGACGCGCTGATGGCCGCCGAGATGGCCGCCTATCACGGGCCGGGCACCTGCACTTTCTACGGCACTGCCAACACCAACCAGATGTTGATGGAGTTCATGGGGCTGCACCTGCCGGGGGCGAGCTTTGTGCCGCCGAACGGGCTGCTGCGCGATGCGCTGACCCAAGAAGGCGCGAAACGCGCGCTGGCGCTGAGCGCTTTGGGCAATGATTACACGCCCGTCGCCTCGGTTCTGGACGAAAAGGCCTTCGTGAACGGGATCGTCGGCCTCAACGCCACGGGCGGGTCGACCAACCTGCTGATCCACCTCATCGCCATGGCGCGGGCTGGGGGGATCATTCTGGATTGGGAGGATTTCTCGGACATCTCTGACGTCACGCCGCTGTTGGCGCGGGTCTATCCCAACGGTCTGGCGGATGTGAACCATTTCCACGCCGCCGGGGGCTTGGGCTATATGATCGGCGAATTGCTCAACTCCGGCCATCTGCATCCCGACACCCAGACCGTCGCCGGGCAGGGGTTGGAGCATTACACCGCCGAGCCGAAGCTGAAGGCCGATGGGCTGGTTTGGGAAAAGGGCGCAGGCGAGAGCCTGAACGAGAAAATCCTCCGCCCCGCCAGCGATCCTTTCCAGCCCACCGGCGGGCTGCGCCGCATGGCCGGGTCGCTCGGCACCGCCTGTATGAAGGTCTCTGCCGTGGCGCCCGAACATCACGTTATCGAAGCCCCGGCGCGAGTCTTTGCAGACCAGAACGAGGTGAAGGCGGCTTTCAAGGCCGGAGAGCTGACCGGCGATCTGGTCGTCGTCGTCCGTTTCCAAGGCCCTAAAGCCAACGGCATGCCCGAATTGCACAGCCTGACGCCGCTTCTGTCGATCCTTCAGGGGCGCGGGCAGAAGGTGGCGCTGGTCACCGATGGGCGCATGTCGGGCGCGTCGGGCAAGGTGCCTGCGGCGATCCACGTCAGCCCCGAGGCGGTCGACGGTGGCCCCATCGCGCGGGTGCAGGACGGTGATCTGCTGCGCGTCGATGCGGTGGCGGGGACGCTCGACGTGCTGGCCGAAGGATTCGACGACCGTTCCAACGTCACCGCTGATCTTTCTGCTTATCATGCCGGGACGGGGCGCGAGTTGTTCGCTATGTTCCGCGACACAGTCGGTTCTGCTACCACCGGCGCAACCATTTTTGGAGGTTGA